CAGAAAGATACTCATACGCGGTTGGTTGCTCTTGTTACACTTCTTGAGTAGGGGTGAGCAtcgccggtccggaccggcaaaaccgatcGGATCGGCATTGTTTGGATCGGActgaattcggtccggtccggtccggtcccatttttaagggatCGAAAAGATTCGGCCCGGTCCCGGTctgggagtttttcaccccggaccggaccgaatagaaataaaaaaataaataaatattatttatatatattatttatataatagtattagcatattactaaaatataattatataaatattaaaaaaaatgtcattaaatattagcatattatataaatatatagttatcactattactattattacatatagttattagttatagtatagttattattacatatatttattagttatagtattattactaatagactaatagtattagcatattactaatatatatataataatatatgtatatatattaaatatattataatataattacataaatattaaaaaaaatgtcattagataaaaaaaaaaaaaaaaaaaaaaaaaaaaaaaaagtcaaccttagaccgaatggaccgaccggaccggaccggaccgaataggaccggaccggaccggaccgaactcacccctaaaatttataaatcttGAGAGATATTACCAGTACAAAGCTTATTCCGTGTACAAAAAGGTATCGACGGTGGgtactgattttttttaatcaaataattaaagaaatatttttaattgatgttgaaaattttttcttaaaaaaatattaaagatattaaaaaaatgtatgacaaaaaagtaaaaataaaaaaaaaactttagtttATTTAGTGGTGACGCTTTTGTCTTAACaagaattttatataatattataaagaattttattacatataattatttttatatattttttatatattttattgagatgatcagttaaaataattattttttattaaaaaaagtaattaattaaataaataaaatacgtaaaaaatgaataaaataggcTCTACccatagaatttttatattattaataataaccATAATTATAATGCatgaataaaaaatgataaagaaatgaTAAATGGGGGAATCGTGGGAGTGCATTTCCGAAAGCACCATTTGTTTTTTTCCACGTTGGCCCCGTGTTGTTCAGATTGTTTCGTCTCCCCGCACTTCAGTCCCACGacctctttttattattatatataatttatctctttctctctctcccccgaAGGCTCCCAGATTTTTTGTATCTCTTCATCTACGTGGTCCTTACGCCAATGTTAGAGCCAACACACAACGTTGTTCCTTtgtaatctctctctctgtgtctcacTGGATGCTCTGGAGTTTCATGGAATATGAAGTCTGGTTGTGTAAGCATCCTCTTCCACCTTCTTCCCttcttctgtttttgttttatcttttctgctgttctttttccctttcatctTGCTCTGTTTTGGTCAAAACAGAAGAAACTAGTATGAGAAAGCAAAAACTACAACCCAAACTCAGCTGTTGGTCTGGATTTGTTTCATACATGTATCGTTTTTTGCGTCCCCATTGAAACCTACCTCCAGGCCTaaaatcatctttttttttttttttttttttttttttttatgttggtttCGAATTTAGTGCACCTTGATGAGATGATGGTCTCTGAAGATGTTGGCTTATTTTATCTGTTGCTTATTTGCAACTCTGGCCCTTTTCACGGTGGTGTACATGCGGAGGTGGTGGCATGTGTGGTTTTAATCTGTATTTATATGAGCCGTGCTATTTCAAGATTCATTATGCTGAGAATCCGACGGGATTTATGCAGTAGCCCATACTAATAAATGCCATTTGTATTGGTTGTTACAGACCTGTAAATGGTGCTCGAGTTCTCCCCCATTTTTTCTGCTTCACGTCTTCTTTAAACCTCAGTAGATATTAAACAATGCTTCGAGTTTCTATCTCCCATTGTATTTCGTCGCATTTAATAATTATCGCATTGAGATAAGCCGCCTTCTGGATGTTAATGCTGCTACATTAAGAACTCCAACTAAACAAGTGGTGATTTTTAGAGAATTTGAATGAGAAAGACTCACGATACTCTTGAAGAAATTGATCTGTATAGCCTTTTCCTTCTTCATAAGCATGCAGATCTTTACATTGCACAGTACCGTGTGTTGTTCTTTTGGGTAAACAACTGTTGCCAGCTCTTTGCTTGACTTGCAATTGGGTAGAATTTTGCTCAATCATTAATTTTCTTGGTAGCCTTGTCCGAACGTATTTGATTATTTAGCAACTTATCTTCTTGAGGTTTACCAATAGGAAAAAAATCTTCTTGAGTCTTACACTTTCCATTTCTTCCCAGGTAACTGTATTTGCAGATCCAAACGGTCGGAGATCATGCCTTTGTAGTATTCTCCCCACAGCTTCTTTGCTTTGTCTTGTGTTCTTTATAGGGAGTGCATTCATAGCTCCTAATTACAAAGAGGTATATATTAACTCCAGTATCTAATTTATGCTTTTGAAGTTTTGATACTGGAGTAATGCACAACAGGAGTTATTCAACAATTATTTTTggtaaattgatattttatggtttaaatcatcaaacattTTTCTCCCCTATTTGATAAGATCATTTGCCCAAAAGAtttggttttaaatttaattcagTTCTTGTTTATTTGCTTTTGTATGTATCTCAAGTTGGGATGTTATGTGCTTCCTCTTGTGCAGAAATTATCATTATGGGAAATAGGTGGTAGTTTGCAGAATTCCAAAATCAGCAAATGCGGGGTGGGTTCATCCTTGGAgctttaaattttaagtttgtTGTTCAGCATCATTCCTCTCATATAAAGTTGCTGGGATTTGTTGCTTATatcggttttattttatttagaataatTGCAGGCCTCATGGAAGTGAAGCATTACCTGAAGGTATTGTTTCCAAGACTTCTGACTTGGAAATGCGAGCATTATGGGGCACTCCAAAGGTAAAGAGCCTTATGGGACTAGGGGGAAAAGGGGGAGGGTATGGAAGTTTTATTCTACCATCAAATTTGAACTGATCATCCTTGAGTTGTGAGGAAAATTTTAGGATTATTCAGTTTATGCTCGATCTGTGGAAACTTTATTGATTTTTTCCTCAAATTTTTTAGCATATGTGGATTTTAATTTGgcctttttatttgtattttatttccaTTTGGCATCAAGCAATGCTGTCGTTAACATTAAGTTATCTGCTTATTCACATTGGCCATAGGTTCCAGCCAAGTGTTTCTCACAGAGCAGTTGACTTATGCCAACACATCCAAAAAGACATTGAGGTCTAATTTAGGCACTTGTTTGAAACAATAATGAAGAACACTGTAAAATTGACCACTGCAGTTTGGAAAAATAAATGGTGCTGTTTCAGAGTTGTAGGCCTATTTTTGAAATTACACCCTCCAAATTTAGGATAAGTGTGGTCAATGTTAATTTCAATTGAACttataaaaaatgtgaattttagtTATATGCCGTCATTATGAAATTAGAAACATGATGATAAATGATCCTTAAAAGGCGACTGAGTGGAGCCATTAGTAATGAAATAGCaaaggtagagagagagaagaagaagacaaaaggAAGAGGACAAATAAGATTGTCTATTGGACTTAgatctttttttctcttcaatGCATATGGCcaatctctgtttttttttttttttcttagagcTTGCTTCAACTTTTGCCACATGCTCTTATCCTAAATGAGGCTCTCACGTATGACAGTTTTGTCACCTTTTCTTACTACCCTGgagattttgttttcttataaaattCATTCTGATATTTCCATTAActttagattattttttctAGCCATTTAATTTAGGACAGTCAAGTGTATTGTGCAGTGTTCTTTGCCCATTCTTTAAATCTTTTGAGTGCTTCAAAGTTGTTGCATCTCTTGTTCTCATTCCTTGATTCTGATTTGccaatgttttgttttttagagCAGAGACATATATGTTACTTCCCTTTTGACCAAAAGACatatacaactttttttttttttttgagaagtaatgtgtaaaataatatttgaatatacAACCTGATATTGGTACTTGCAACATTTGGTCATAAGATGTCAAGTTTTGTGCACTATGCCTCATTAAGTTTGTCAAAAATAAGGCCTGAAGAAAGTGGAGAATAATGTAGCAAGGCAGTTGTATCCTTCTTCATACCACTTTTGATATCTTCTAGAGTAGATGTACCAATATAACTTATGAGATTATGCAAGAAGATAGTGAATCTTATTGAAAATATACAAACAACTGTGAAAGAAATGACTGAAGGTATAGCTGGTtgcttagttattatttttgattggtaatcaagaatttttttcataataataggcaaagcccaagtacacagggagtatacttgagaagtacctaactagagtttacaaccgaaagaagaaagtcatggacatttagtcCATTACAAACAATGGCCCCCAGCCAAGAAaacaatgttttaaagaaaaaaactgcttagttatattacattaaaaaaaaaaaaaatctttttcatgTAAGGCATACCAAGTATGAACAATTGTGAATGAAATGACTGAAGGCATAGATGGTTGTTTAGTTATTGTTAACATCCTGCTTCATTTTCCTTGGTTAATGTCACACTTTGGACTGGATACACAAAAGCAATGCTTTAATTATGGCTGTTATTGTTACctcattattaatatacaacatttttttaaacttttttgtatGGATGTATATGTTGTTTAAACAGGCTACTTATTACAGAGATCTTCCACAGACTAATATGAGTTCCACgagtaatttatttgctgtGGCGGTTGGGATTAAGCAAAAAGATCTTGTGAATAGAATGGTGAAAAAGGTACTTAACTGAACTCTGGATGTTTATTattgctatttttcttgttttatcttGTGTTTGATTGCTCTTTATACCCCACCCCCCCTAACTGCAGTTTCTATCAAGCAATTTTGTTGTGATGCTTTTCCATTATGATGGTGTTCTTAACGAATGGAAGGATTTTGAATGGAGTGATCATGTCATTCACATTTATGCAGTCAATCAAACTAAATGGTAAGTTAATTTAGCCTTCCACTCTAATCATTTCTAACTAAGAAATATTATTCCAATGTGGCTTGCTGGAGCTTGGTTTTGATGATTATTAGGTGGTTTGCCAAGCGGTTCTTACATCCTGAAATAGTTGCCGAGTATGGTTACATCTTCCTTTGGGATGAGGACCTAGGAGTTGAAGAGTTCCATCCTGAACGGTACATTAGCTAAACTATTATAAacggaaaaatattttaaatttgaagtttcCAAATGGCTAGGGTCATCAGTTTTCATATCTTATCCTGCAATAAGATTCTATTGATACATTTGAcgagttatttttcttttttggtttcaaTCTTTTATATAACTTTAATGAAGAATCTGAATGCCACAAATGCAGCAAACGTCCTAAtagtaaattaaattatgtatagaaaaatactttttgaTTGGTAATCAtgtatatacaatattaataaCTGAAACATGATCGTAGAACTTCTGTTACTTGCTCATAATTGTGGTTGTACCTGTGATTGTTGATCTTAGAATTT
This genomic window from Carya illinoinensis cultivar Pawnee chromosome 7, C.illinoinensisPawnee_v1, whole genome shotgun sequence contains:
- the LOC122315934 gene encoding uncharacterized protein LOC122315934 isoform X1: MKSGCVTVFADPNGRRSCLCSILPTASLLCLVFFIGSAFIAPNYKEKLSLWEIGGSLQNSKISKCGNNCRPHGSEALPEGIVSKTSDLEMRALWGTPKATYYRDLPQTNMSSTSNLFAVAVGIKQKDLVNRMVKKFLSSNFVVMLFHYDGVLNEWKDFEWSDHVIHIYAVNQTKWWFAKRFLHPEIVAEYGYIFLWDEDLGVEEFHPERYVSIIKSEGLEISQPALDRNKSEVHHQITARGRRSKVHRRTYKPGSGGKGCDGSSTAPPCTGWIEMMAPVFSKAAWQCVWYMIQNDLIHAWGLDMQLGYCAQGDRTKNVGVVDAEYIVHYGRPTLGGIDKNEASSNTHKKDHRADVRRQSYIELDVFRKRWRKAVEEDECWIDPYQQPVEEGLL
- the LOC122315934 gene encoding uncharacterized protein LOC122315934 isoform X2; this translates as MKSGCVTVFADPNGRRSCLCSILPTASLLCLVFFIGSAFIAPNYKEKLSLWEIGGSLQNSKISKCGNNCRPHGSEALPEGIVSKTSDLEMRALWGTPKATYYRDLPQTNMSSTSNLFAVAVGIKQKDLVNRMVKKFLSSNFVVMLFHYDGVLNEWKDFEWSDHVIHIYAVNQTKWWFAKRFLHPEIVAEYGYIFLWDEDLGVEEFHPERYVSIIKSEGLEISQPALDRNKSEVHHQITARGRRSKVHRRTYKPGSGGKGCDGSSTAPPCTGWIEMMAPVFSKAAWQCVWYMIQASSNTHKKDHRADVRRQSYIELDVFRKRWRKAVEEDECWIDPYQQPVEEGLL